A window of Microcystis aeruginosa FD4 contains these coding sequences:
- a CDS encoding ISAs1 family transposase, whose translation MASGFGLLVLNPKQEREAKVLRNSVLKHFQHLEDPRADRGRNHSLVSIITIAILAVLAGADGFVAIEAYGQAKQSWLETFLDLPNGIPSHDTFGRVLGMLEPKQLQSGFLAWIEEITEKLNIELIHIDGKTARNSYDREEKLKALHTVSAWSSEHGLVLAQEKVDSKSNEITAVPHLLQLLNLKGAIVTLDAMGTQTEIAQQIKSGAGDYVLALKGNQGKLFQQVEGWFDQAIAGDWQGIEYSYHEKVESGHHRLETRQIWVVPVSQLPPLHRQSLWPGLTTLVMVRSVRQLWNKTTTEIRFFISSLAADAQKQAEVIRRHWSIENSLHWVLDVTFNEDASRIRLGYGAENLGLLRRLSVNLLKREPSKMSLKMKRYKAGMNNDFMVKILAASAVDREGR comes from the coding sequence ATGGCATCCGGTTTTGGTCTCCTAGTTTTAAACCCCAAGCAAGAGCGAGAGGCAAAGGTTTTAAGAAACAGTGTCTTGAAACATTTTCAGCATCTAGAAGACCCGAGGGCGGACAGGGGGCGCAATCATAGCCTAGTCTCGATAATTACCATAGCTATCTTGGCGGTATTAGCTGGTGCCGATGGGTTTGTCGCCATAGAAGCCTACGGACAAGCCAAGCAATCTTGGTTGGAAACATTTTTAGACCTACCGAATGGCATACCTTCCCACGATACCTTTGGCAGAGTGCTAGGGATGCTAGAACCCAAGCAATTACAGTCAGGATTCCTGGCTTGGATAGAGGAAATCACCGAGAAATTGAACATAGAACTAATCCACATAGATGGGAAAACGGCCAGAAATTCTTATGACCGAGAGGAAAAGCTGAAAGCTTTGCACACCGTCAGTGCTTGGAGTAGCGAACATGGGTTAGTCTTAGCCCAAGAAAAAGTGGACAGTAAATCCAATGAAATTACCGCCGTGCCGCACCTGCTGCAATTGCTCAATCTCAAGGGAGCGATAGTCACCTTGGATGCCATGGGAACCCAGACTGAAATTGCCCAACAAATCAAGTCTGGGGCTGGAGATTACGTCTTAGCCCTCAAAGGCAATCAGGGCAAGCTCTTTCAACAAGTAGAAGGCTGGTTTGACCAAGCTATAGCCGGGGATTGGCAAGGGATTGAATACAGCTACCACGAAAAGGTGGAGTCGGGGCATCACCGGCTCGAAACCCGTCAAATTTGGGTAGTGCCAGTGTCTCAATTACCGCCCCTGCATCGGCAGAGTCTCTGGCCTGGCCTAACCACCCTAGTCATGGTTCGCAGTGTCCGCCAATTATGGAATAAAACTACGACAGAAATTCGCTTCTTCATCAGTAGTTTAGCAGCCGATGCCCAAAAACAGGCCGAGGTGATTCGCAGGCATTGGAGTATCGAAAATAGTCTCCATTGGGTACTCGATGTTACCTTTAATGAAGATGCCAGTCGGATTCGTCTAGGCTATGGAGCGGAAAACCTAGGTCTGTTGCGCCGTTTAAGTGTGAATCTGTTAAAGCGAGAACCCTCAAAAATGAGCCTAAAGATGAAACGGTATAAGGCAGGCATGAACAATGATTTCATGGTGAAAATCTTAGCCGCCAGTGCCGTTGACAGAGAGGGGAGGTAG